The following proteins are encoded in a genomic region of Dermatophagoides farinae isolate YC_2012a chromosome 8, ASM2471394v1, whole genome shotgun sequence:
- the vap gene encoding RAS p21 protein activator vap isoform X2: MLLTIMDIVKRSSSACPQSSNQQQQPPMSSSSSRHLTSSNTAAGSEFPFQNSSDVFTMISPSQSNSSPTHQYVKPPAPLPPPLLLQQQRQQKCLSSFLNDAFANSSTHSQPQSPGPCSSLAASTSITGFSSASGSCSANGSSFMNGFDPIQNLAEVAPCRSQWYHGRLDRKSSEARLIRSTLQSYLIRESDRKPGSYVLSFFGNTGINHFRITAICGDYYFGGKQFSSLEELIGFYTVCSDLLKNERLVNPVPPPEPIRNKERRVVAILPYTKMHETDELSFRKGDIFIVHNEMSDRWLWCTNLRNQESGLVFADLVEQVDDDTDPNEVYGWFHSRITKEEAFEKLARSGPGSFLVRPSDNSPGDYSIFFHVDNSVQRFRIERHGDKYVMGGRVFPTLEAVIQRYKEEQIVEGHRLLKPVIKAPYETRWSTSRAEQLRSTAADIYATIRECREMAQSCQDGKKRGYLLKKSNKTKKWKNLYCVLNAKEAMLYFYDSPKRARPKSIVHLSYSALYMVHDSLFDRSNCFQLVERTLPCISTIYYLSAADSDQAQEWMQAIRPQCSPNLSAVNSRIFRAVHEDPHFGTAAFNGAAAVAATLDESVSPTRKAGSGSTNGSSPAASAKGVSRLRSLYITMIEAHRLPVKITPHPFVVISLNTVKVARTSVKCPPDPIWEEDFFLEDIPADVTYFKLVLLNKGKRSKDSELAEINVELSRFQSGEEFEEWLHFSGLTLPIRDDWGSVRVRVRFVNELIMPLAEYSPLKDLLLGDDLEVIAMCEKLCYHDRSTLAAALLKISRYQRRECHLIQALLEREIQLETDVSCLFRPNSLTTTLIDQYMKATCQEFLVKSLTEPINKVFDSKASCELNPAKLDSPSEACSNAENLLNILDEIVEVIFSNAHHCPLTVRYICASIKMAVSLKWPNDQLVRTRAVSAFLFLRLICPAILNPRQFGLISEMPSETALRTLILVAKSLQNLANLVEFGTKEPWMEVVNPFILKNKSRMIKYIDEVASSPYCSSNNNNNNNNNNNNGGGGGGPSQLDPDLVIKCQPDRELATIHSICEIHLSQIQLQAHNSATLKKLATVIEMLTAHKHKYMDMV; the protein is encoded by the exons ATGTTATTGACCATTATGGATATTGttaaacgatcatcatctgcTTGTCCACAATCatctaatcaacaacaacaaccaccaatgtcatcatcatcatcacgtcATTTGACATCGAGTAACACAGCAGCAGGTTCtgaatttccatttcaaaatTCTTCCGATGTATTCACGATGATATCTCCTTCGCAATCAAATTCAAGTCCAACACATCAATATGTTAAACCGCCTGCACCATTGCCACCACCTTTATtgttgcaacaacaacggcagcAAAAATGTTTGTCAAGTTTTTTGAACGATGCATTTGCCAATTCAAGCACACATTCACAGCCTCAATCACCAGGACCATGTTCATCGTTAGCTGCATCGACATCCATCACTGGATTTAGCAGTGCGAGCGGTAGTTGCAGTGCAAACGGATCTTCTTTTATGAATGGATTCGATCCGATACAGAACCTGGCAGAAGTTGCGCCTTGTCGATCTCAATGGTATCATGGTCGTTTAGATCGAAAATCATCAGAAGCTCGACTCATTCGTTCCACACTGCAGTCATATTTGATCCGAGAATCTGACCGAAAACCAGGATCTTATGTATTGTCGTTTTTTGGCAATACCGGTATCAACCATTTTCGTATAACGGCCATTTGTGGCGATTACTATTTCGGTGGTAAACAATTCAGTTCTCTCGAAGAATTGATTGGTTTCTATACGGTTTGTTCGGATTTATTAAAAAACGAACGTCTTGTCAATCCAGTTCCACCACCGGAACCTATTCGGAACAAAGAACGTCGTGTGGTTGCCATACTGCCATATACGAAAATGCACGAAACAGATGAACTTAGCTTTCGTAAAGGCGACATTTTTATCGTTCACAATGAAATGTCTGATCGTTGGCTTTGGTGTACAAATCTACGAAATCAAGAATCTGGATTAGTGTTTGCCGATCTAGTCGAACAAGTGGATGATGATACCGATCCGAACGAAGTGTACGGTTGGTTTCATTCACGAATAACGAAAGAGGAAGCGTTCGAAAAGTTGGCCCGTTCTGGACCAGGATCATTCCTGGTTCGACCTAGCGATAATTCTCCGGGAGATTATTCGATATTTTTCCATGTCGATAATTCAGTGCAACGATTCCGTATTGAACGTCATGGCGATAAATATGTGATGGGTGGCCGTGTATTTCCAACACTTGAGGCTGTTATTCAACGATATAAAGAGGAACAAATCGTAGAAGGTCATCGGCTATTGAAACCGGTGATAAAAGCACCGTACGAAACGCGATGGTCAACTAGTCGAGCGGAACAACTCCGTTCTACGGCTGCCGATATCTATGCCACCATTCGTGAATGTCGTGAAATGGCACAATCTTGTCAGGACGGAAAGAAACGAGGTTATTTgctgaaaaaatcaaacaaaactaaaaaatggaaaaatctcTACTGTGTGCTGAATGCTAAAGAGGCGATGCTATATTTTTATGATAGTCCGAAACGTGCACGTCCAAAATCGATTGTTCATCTTTCGTATTCGGCCCTTTATATGGTACATGATTCTTTATTTGATCGATCAAATTGTTTCCAATTGGTTGAAAGAACCCTGCCATG CATTTCTACCATTTATTACCTGAGTGCTGCTGATTCAGATCAAGCACAAGAATGGATGCAAGCAATAAGGCCACAATGTTCACCCAATTTATCGGCTGTCAATTCGAGAATATTCCGCGCCGTTCATGAAGATCCACATTTTGGGACAGCTGCATTCAATGGTGCTGCAGCCGTTGCAGCTACTCTTGATGAATCAGTCAGTCCGACGAGAAAAGCCGGTTCTGGTTCTACGAATGGTTCATCGCCTGCTGCTTCGGCCAAAGGTGTTTCTCGTCTACGTTCATTGTATATAACCATGATCGAAGCACATCGTCTTCCAGTTAAAATAACTCCCCATCCATTTGTTGTGATTTCATTGAACACGGTCAAAGTAGCACGAACTTCAGTCAAGTGTCCACCAGATCCTATCTGGGAAGAAGATTTTTTCCTTGAAGACATTCCGGCCGATGTCACCTATTTCAAATTGGTCCTGCTGAATAAAGGCAAACGATCAAAAGATTCAGAATTGGCTGAAATCAATGTCGAACTCAGTCGTTTTCAATCGGGCGAAGAATTCGAAGAATGGCTTCATTTTTCTGGCCTAACATTGCCGATTCGTGATGATTGGGGATCGGTCCGTGTTCGTGTTCGATTCGTGAACGAACTTATCATGCCACTAGCTGAATATTCACCACTCAAAGATCTTCTATTAGGTGATGATCTTGAAGTGATCGCCATGTGTGAAAAACTTTGCTATCACGATCGTTCAACATTAGCGGCTgctttattgaaaatttctcgTTATCAACGTCGCGAATGTCATCTCATTCAAGCTTTATTGGAACGAGAAATTCAACTTGAAACGGATGTTTCGTGTTTGTTTCGGCCAAATTCTTTGACAACCACATTGATCGATCAATACATGAAGGCGACATGTCAAGAGTTTCTCGTCAAATCTTTAACCGAACCAATCAACAAAGTTTTCGATTCCAAG GCATCATGTGAATTGAATCCAGCAAAGCTTGATTCGCCCAGTGAAGCTTGTTCAAATGCTGAAAATTTGCTTAACATATTGGACGAAATTGTTGAAGTGATATTCTCGAATGCTCACCACTGTCCACTGACTGTCCGGTACATTTGTGCATCGATCAAGATGGCTGTTAGTCTGAAATGGCCAAACGATCAATTAGTTCGAACACGTGCCGTTTCAGCATTCCTTTTTCTCAGGCTAATCTGTCCGGCCATATTGAATCCTCGACAATTTGGTCTCATATCTG AAATGCCATCGGAAACAGCATTACGAACATTGATTTTGGTGGCCAAATCGTTGCAAAATCTTGCCAATCTAGTTGAATTCGGAACAAAG GAACCATGGATGGAAGTGGTGAATCcgtttatattgaaaaacaaatctcGGATGATCAAATATATTGACGAGGTGGCTTCATCCCCATATTGTagcagtaataataataataataataataataacaataataatggtggtggtggtggtggtcctAGCCAATTGGATCCAGATTTGGTCATCAAATGCCAGCCAGATCGTGAATTGGCCACCATTCATTCGATATGTGAGATACATCTGTCACAGATTCAATTACAGGCACACAATAGC gctacattgaaaaaattggccaCTGTCATCGAAATGTTGACCGCCCATAAGCATAAATATATGGACATGGTCTAA
- the vap gene encoding RAS p21 protein activator vap isoform X1, with the protein MLLTIMDIVKRSSSACPQSSNQQQQPPMSSSSSRHLTSSNTAAGSEFPFQNSSDVFTMISPSQSNSSPTHQYVKPPAPLPPPLLLQQQRQQKCLSSFLNDAFANSSTHSQPQSPGPCSSLAASTSITGFSSASGSCSANGSSFMNGFDPIQNLAEVAPCRSQWYHGRLDRKSSEARLIRSTLQSYLIRESDRKPGSYVLSFFGNTGINHFRITAICGDYYFGGKQFSSLEELIGFYTVCSDLLKNERLVNPVPPPEPIRNKERRVVAILPYTKMHETDELSFRKGDIFIVHNEMSDRWLWCTNLRNQESGLVFADLVEQVDDDTDPNEVYGWFHSRITKEEAFEKLARSGPGSFLVRPSDNSPGDYSIFFHVDNSVQRFRIERHGDKYVMGGRVFPTLEAVIQRYKEEQIVEGHRLLKPVIKAPYETRWSTSRAEQLRSTAADIYATIRECREMAQSCQDGKKRGYLLKKSNKTKKWKNLYCVLNAKEAMLYFYDSPKRARPKSIVHLSYSALYMVHDSLFDRSNCFQLVERTLPCISTIYYLSAADSDQAQEWMQAIRPQCSPNLSAVNSRIFRAVHEDPHFGTAAFNGAAAVAATLDESVSPTRKAGSGSTNGSSPAASAKGVSRLRSLYITMIEAHRLPVKITPHPFVVISLNTVKVARTSVKCPPDPIWEEDFFLEDIPADVTYFKLVLLNKGKRSKDSELAEINVELSRFQSGEEFEEWLHFSGLTLPIRDDWGSVRVRVRFVNELIMPLAEYSPLKDLLLGDDLEVIAMCEKLCYHDRSTLAAALLKISRYQRRECHLIQALLEREIQLETDVSCLFRPNSLTTTLIDQYMKATCQEFLVKSLTEPINKVFDSKASCELNPAKLDSPSEACSNAENLLNILDEIVEVIFSNAHHCPLTVRYICASIKMAVSLKWPNDQLVRTRAVSAFLFLRLICPAILNPRQFGLISEMPSETALRTLILVAKSLQNLANLVEFGTKSIFITPDRFEPPPPPNAKREPWMEVVNPFILKNKSRMIKYIDEVASSPYCSSNNNNNNNNNNNNGGGGGGPSQLDPDLVIKCQPDRELATIHSICEIHLSQIQLQAHNSATLKKLATVIEMLTAHKHKYMDMV; encoded by the exons ATGTTATTGACCATTATGGATATTGttaaacgatcatcatctgcTTGTCCACAATCatctaatcaacaacaacaaccaccaatgtcatcatcatcatcacgtcATTTGACATCGAGTAACACAGCAGCAGGTTCtgaatttccatttcaaaatTCTTCCGATGTATTCACGATGATATCTCCTTCGCAATCAAATTCAAGTCCAACACATCAATATGTTAAACCGCCTGCACCATTGCCACCACCTTTATtgttgcaacaacaacggcagcAAAAATGTTTGTCAAGTTTTTTGAACGATGCATTTGCCAATTCAAGCACACATTCACAGCCTCAATCACCAGGACCATGTTCATCGTTAGCTGCATCGACATCCATCACTGGATTTAGCAGTGCGAGCGGTAGTTGCAGTGCAAACGGATCTTCTTTTATGAATGGATTCGATCCGATACAGAACCTGGCAGAAGTTGCGCCTTGTCGATCTCAATGGTATCATGGTCGTTTAGATCGAAAATCATCAGAAGCTCGACTCATTCGTTCCACACTGCAGTCATATTTGATCCGAGAATCTGACCGAAAACCAGGATCTTATGTATTGTCGTTTTTTGGCAATACCGGTATCAACCATTTTCGTATAACGGCCATTTGTGGCGATTACTATTTCGGTGGTAAACAATTCAGTTCTCTCGAAGAATTGATTGGTTTCTATACGGTTTGTTCGGATTTATTAAAAAACGAACGTCTTGTCAATCCAGTTCCACCACCGGAACCTATTCGGAACAAAGAACGTCGTGTGGTTGCCATACTGCCATATACGAAAATGCACGAAACAGATGAACTTAGCTTTCGTAAAGGCGACATTTTTATCGTTCACAATGAAATGTCTGATCGTTGGCTTTGGTGTACAAATCTACGAAATCAAGAATCTGGATTAGTGTTTGCCGATCTAGTCGAACAAGTGGATGATGATACCGATCCGAACGAAGTGTACGGTTGGTTTCATTCACGAATAACGAAAGAGGAAGCGTTCGAAAAGTTGGCCCGTTCTGGACCAGGATCATTCCTGGTTCGACCTAGCGATAATTCTCCGGGAGATTATTCGATATTTTTCCATGTCGATAATTCAGTGCAACGATTCCGTATTGAACGTCATGGCGATAAATATGTGATGGGTGGCCGTGTATTTCCAACACTTGAGGCTGTTATTCAACGATATAAAGAGGAACAAATCGTAGAAGGTCATCGGCTATTGAAACCGGTGATAAAAGCACCGTACGAAACGCGATGGTCAACTAGTCGAGCGGAACAACTCCGTTCTACGGCTGCCGATATCTATGCCACCATTCGTGAATGTCGTGAAATGGCACAATCTTGTCAGGACGGAAAGAAACGAGGTTATTTgctgaaaaaatcaaacaaaactaaaaaatggaaaaatctcTACTGTGTGCTGAATGCTAAAGAGGCGATGCTATATTTTTATGATAGTCCGAAACGTGCACGTCCAAAATCGATTGTTCATCTTTCGTATTCGGCCCTTTATATGGTACATGATTCTTTATTTGATCGATCAAATTGTTTCCAATTGGTTGAAAGAACCCTGCCATG CATTTCTACCATTTATTACCTGAGTGCTGCTGATTCAGATCAAGCACAAGAATGGATGCAAGCAATAAGGCCACAATGTTCACCCAATTTATCGGCTGTCAATTCGAGAATATTCCGCGCCGTTCATGAAGATCCACATTTTGGGACAGCTGCATTCAATGGTGCTGCAGCCGTTGCAGCTACTCTTGATGAATCAGTCAGTCCGACGAGAAAAGCCGGTTCTGGTTCTACGAATGGTTCATCGCCTGCTGCTTCGGCCAAAGGTGTTTCTCGTCTACGTTCATTGTATATAACCATGATCGAAGCACATCGTCTTCCAGTTAAAATAACTCCCCATCCATTTGTTGTGATTTCATTGAACACGGTCAAAGTAGCACGAACTTCAGTCAAGTGTCCACCAGATCCTATCTGGGAAGAAGATTTTTTCCTTGAAGACATTCCGGCCGATGTCACCTATTTCAAATTGGTCCTGCTGAATAAAGGCAAACGATCAAAAGATTCAGAATTGGCTGAAATCAATGTCGAACTCAGTCGTTTTCAATCGGGCGAAGAATTCGAAGAATGGCTTCATTTTTCTGGCCTAACATTGCCGATTCGTGATGATTGGGGATCGGTCCGTGTTCGTGTTCGATTCGTGAACGAACTTATCATGCCACTAGCTGAATATTCACCACTCAAAGATCTTCTATTAGGTGATGATCTTGAAGTGATCGCCATGTGTGAAAAACTTTGCTATCACGATCGTTCAACATTAGCGGCTgctttattgaaaatttctcgTTATCAACGTCGCGAATGTCATCTCATTCAAGCTTTATTGGAACGAGAAATTCAACTTGAAACGGATGTTTCGTGTTTGTTTCGGCCAAATTCTTTGACAACCACATTGATCGATCAATACATGAAGGCGACATGTCAAGAGTTTCTCGTCAAATCTTTAACCGAACCAATCAACAAAGTTTTCGATTCCAAG GCATCATGTGAATTGAATCCAGCAAAGCTTGATTCGCCCAGTGAAGCTTGTTCAAATGCTGAAAATTTGCTTAACATATTGGACGAAATTGTTGAAGTGATATTCTCGAATGCTCACCACTGTCCACTGACTGTCCGGTACATTTGTGCATCGATCAAGATGGCTGTTAGTCTGAAATGGCCAAACGATCAATTAGTTCGAACACGTGCCGTTTCAGCATTCCTTTTTCTCAGGCTAATCTGTCCGGCCATATTGAATCCTCGACAATTTGGTCTCATATCTG AAATGCCATCGGAAACAGCATTACGAACATTGATTTTGGTGGCCAAATCGTTGCAAAATCTTGCCAATCTAGTTGAATTCGGAACAAAG AGCATTTTCATAACGCCCGATCGATTTGAACCACCTCCGCCTCCTAACGCTAAACGG GAACCATGGATGGAAGTGGTGAATCcgtttatattgaaaaacaaatctcGGATGATCAAATATATTGACGAGGTGGCTTCATCCCCATATTGTagcagtaataataataataataataataataacaataataatggtggtggtggtggtggtcctAGCCAATTGGATCCAGATTTGGTCATCAAATGCCAGCCAGATCGTGAATTGGCCACCATTCATTCGATATGTGAGATACATCTGTCACAGATTCAATTACAGGCACACAATAGC gctacattgaaaaaattggccaCTGTCATCGAAATGTTGACCGCCCATAAGCATAAATATATGGACATGGTCTAA
- the LOC124495836 gene encoding uncharacterized protein LOC124495836 has product MLLAALIMMVTIFSFASLNEPENNKNHYVCWQNRVDFIVQFENGRIFAFRHDKLWPLKIYENYLYSSMIPYSLQAIFPGLPNDIPMAFTMPLIDDRMHDHLFAIPGLTMFVDPPKYYLYHNWKWNLTDTMQYWETGPFMDNRFTATMHNASLLLIAKNGVIPDGIKKVIGGQVFLFDSDRFPEWVGVFEIANKYKQGLDWLRLSQLIPINPGYHHSRSNYLAIFDYGPTNGHYYCITQIDNDQCLNDKCHLRPLSSVIQCPDRIDRLKSKDSLYRLWHLSGGWPLPIIIIVSSGLAMAMLIFNLIQLINSVYLVLTMTRFGTTWVKCQPSTTKLSLTSLSSSINEGYSSIFG; this is encoded by the coding sequence ATGTTGTTAGCCGCGTTGATCATGATGGtcacaattttttcgtttgcaTCGTTGAACGAACCGGagaacaacaagaatcaCTATGTTTGCTGGCAAAATCGTGTAGATTTCATTGTCCAATTTGAGAATGGACGGATATTTGCTTTTCGTCATGATAAACTATGGCCTCTAAAAATCTATGAAAATTATCTCTATTCATCGATGATTCCATATTCATTGCAGGCAATATTTCCTGGTTTACCAAACGACATACCGATGGCATTTACGATGCCCTTAATTGATGATCGAATGCATGATCATCTGTTTGCCATACCCGGTTTGACAATGTTTGTGGATCCGCCCAAATATTACCTATACCATAATTGGAAATGGAATCTTACCGATACGATGCAATATTGGGAAACCGGACCATTCATGGATAATCGTTTTACGGCAACAATGCATAATGCGAGTTTGTTACTAATCGCTAAAAATGGAGTCATTCCAGATGGAATCAAAAAAGTCATCGGTGGTCAGGTATTTCTATTCGATTCGGATCGATTTCCCGAATGGGTTGGTGTATTCGAAATTGccaacaaatacaaacaagGTTTGGATTGGCTACGACTTAGCCAACTGATACCTATCAATCCTGGTTACCATCATTCACGATCTAATTACCTGGCCATATTTGATTATGGACCAACTAATGGTCACTATTATTGTATCACACAgatcgataatgatcaatgtttgaatgaCAAATGCCATCTTCGTCCATTATCCAGTGTAATTCAATGTCCAGACCGAATTGATCGGCTGAAATCAAAAGATTCATTATACAGATTATGGCATTTGAGTGGTGGTTGGCCCTTACCAATCATTATAATCGTATCTTCTGGTCTAGCAATGGCTATGTTAATTTTCAACCTTAtccaattgatcaattctgTTTATCTTGTCCTAACAATGACACGGTTCGGTACTACTTGGGTGAAATGtcaaccatcaacaacaaaattatcattaacatcaCTATCTTCAAGCATTAATGAGGGATATTCAAGTATCTTTGGATGA
- the Mtpalpha gene encoding monolysocardiolipin acyltransferase Mtpalpha, with protein sequence MLIHHLQRPLGRSLGRRSLSILLQQQQQTSISNRSIHNRIITPSSTTLSPIFQRIQQADNVQIGRSLSTVTKLDYLNYSMTDDGILIVRLDEPNSKVNSLGEGLMNDAVKLFDEIFRGGIATKGVVLMSAKTDCFVAGADIKMLEKVKSQAEAEELVRKGHEFFNQLEQSPIPIVAAIQGTCMGGGLELALACHYRIAVNSNKTVFSLPEVLLGLLPGGGGTQRVPRLINIPDALQMMLMAKNIKPKKAKSQGLIDMLVDPLGPGVERPEKRTLEYLEEVAIGVCRQLANKEMKIERKRPLQERLFREAMKIGYLRDKVLGKARDMVNKQTKGLYPAPLKIIDCVDAALTKPLDDGLRFEAKCFAELTQTTHNKALIGLFFGQTLCKKNRFGAPQKPANTVAVLGAGLMGAGIAQVTADKGITTILKDTSEQGLLRGQQQIMQAWETKYKRKQIDLLTRDLWMSNLVPTLDYGRFKQADLVIEAVFEDLKVKHKVIQEVEAVTRDDCVFASNTSALPITDIAKGSKRPEQVIGMHYFSPVDKMQLLEVITTDKTSKETVAKAIDLGLRQKKVVITVKDCPGFYTVRCLGPVMSEFLLLLQEGVSPKELDEITTNFGFPIGGATLTDEVGIDVGAHVASYLSSVYHERMTGGDVRLIQELVAKGFLGRKAGKGLFIYSNDKKSKGKGREMNPGALEVIKKYSVEPKLKCTPDDYQQRLAFRFTNEAIMCLQDGILDNPLEGDIGAVFGLGFPPFHGGPFRFTDTYGAQRVVDVGHRFTEIYGPQYKPCQMLLDHAKNGTKFHKPNV encoded by the exons atgttaatccATCATTTACAACGACCATTAGGACGATCATTGGGTCGCCGGTCATTATCGATCTtgttgcaacaacaacaacagacatcaatttcaaatcgatccatacataatcgaatcatcacaccatcatcaaccacaTTGTCGCCGATTTTCCAGAGGATACAACAAGCTGACAATGTACAAATTGGTCGATCATTGTCCACGGTCACAA AATTGGATTACCTAAATTATTCCATGACCGATGATGGAATTCTTATCGTACGTTTGGATGAACCAAATTCCAAAGTCAATAGTCTTGGTGAAGGTTTGATGAACGATGCTGtcaaattatttgatgaaatattcCGTGGTGGAATAGCGACCAAAGGTGTTGTATTGATGTCTGCCAAGActgattgttttgttgctGGCGCTGATATCAAAATGTTGGAAAAAGTTAAATCCCAAGCCGAAGCTGAAGAACTTGTGCGTAAAggacatgaattttttaatcaattagAACAAAGTCCAATACCTATTGTAGCGGCCATTCAAGGAACTTGTATGGGCGGTGGATTAGAATTGGCACTTGCCTGTCACTATCGTATCGCTGTTAATAGCAATAAAACTGTGTTTTCATTGCCCGAAGTTTTGTTGGGCTTGTTGCCCGGTGGTGGCGGAACACAACGTGTACCACGATTGATCAACATTCCTGATGCACTACAAATGATGTTAATGGCTAAAAACATTAAACCGAAAAAAGCCAAATCACAAGGTTTGATCGATATGTTGGTCGATCCTCTGGGTCCCGGTGTTGAGCGACCGGAGAAACGTACATTAGAATATCTGGAAGAAGTTGCCATTGGAGTATGTCGTCAATTAGCAAATAAAGAGATGAAAATTGAACGTAAAAGACCATTACAAGAAC GTCTATTCCGTGAGGCAATGAAAATCGGTTATCTTCGTGATAAAGTGTTGGGCAAAGCTCGTGATATGGttaacaaacagacaaaaggCCTTTATCCGGcaccattgaaaataatcgattgtgTTGATGCAGCTTTGACGAAACCATTAGATGATGGGCTACGATTCGAAGCAAAATGTTTTGCTGAGCTTACACAAACCACACACAATAAGGCATTGATTGGATTGTTTTTTGGTCAAACATTATGTAAAAAGAATCGTTTTGGTGCACCACAAAAACCAGCCAACACGGTGGCCGTTTTGGGTGCAGGTCTGATGGGTGCTGGCATTGCTCAAGTTACCGCTGATAAAGGAATCACTACGATATTGAAAGATACATCTGAACAAGGTTTACTTCGTGGCCAGCAACAAATTATGCAAGCATGGGAAACTAAATACAAACGCAAACAAATCGATTTGCTTACACGTGACCTATGGATGTCTAACTTGGTTCCTACATTGGATTATGGTCGATTCAAACAAGCAGATCTGGTCATTGAAGCTGTATTCGAAGATTTAAAGGTCAAACACAAAGTCATCCAAGAAGTCGAAGCGGTCACCCGTGATGATTGTGTATTTGCATCGAATACATCGGCACTTCCTATCACAGATATTGCCAAAGGAAGTAAACGACCAGAACAAGTGATCGGTATGCATTATTTTTCACCTGTCGACAAAATGCAACTATTGGAAGTGATTACAACCGATAAGACTTCAAAAGAAACTGTAGCCAAAGCCATTGATTTGGGTTTGAGACAGAAAAAAGTTGTCATCACTGTGAAAGATTGTCCTGGATTTTACACCGTACGATGTTTGGGTCCAGTCATGTCTGAatttctgttgttgctgcAAGAAGGTGTATCGCCTAAAGAATTGGATGAAATCACCACCAATTTTGGTTTCCCAATCGGTGGTGCGACATTAACCGATGAAGTCGGTATTGATGTTGGCGCTCATGTTGCTTCATATTTATCCTCAGTTTATCATGAACGTATGACTGGCGGTGATGTTCGTTTGATCCAGGAATTGGTTGCCAAAGGTTTCTTGGGCCGTAAAGCAGGCAAAGGATTGTTTATCTATAGTAATGACAAGAAAAGTAAAGGAAAAGGCCGTGAAATGAATCCAGGAGCATTGGAAGTGATTAAAAAATACAGTGTTGAACCGAAATTAAA ATGTACACCAGACGATTATCAACAGCGTTTGGCTTTCCGTTTCACTAATGAAGCCATCATGTGTCTTCAAGATGGCATTCTTGATAATCCG CTTGAAGGTGATATTGGTGCCGTATTCGGTTTAGGTTTCCCACCATTCCATGGTGGACCGTTCCGTTTCACAGATACGTACGGCGCACAACGggttgttgatgttggaCATCGTTTTACTGAAATTTATGGCCCACAATATAAACCATGTCAAATGTTGTTGGATCATGCCAAGAATGGCACCAAATTTCATAAGCCTAATGTCTAA